From Enoplosus armatus isolate fEnoArm2 chromosome 23, fEnoArm2.hap1, whole genome shotgun sequence, a single genomic window includes:
- the LOC139305798 gene encoding arfaptin-1-like, translating to MMEEEPEQRGGVSLASGVTEEETPPRETNSNCNHTDNSGTSCPAEAMPEVTMETGQSKDLPVTPQKPGIGPVVVQGNNKNPASEKLQRVRKWSITTYKCTRQALSEKLGRGSRTVDLDLEPRLELLKDDRQRYDDMTKLAQTLANQLAQFTVTQKTLGDAFTELSLKTPTLHVEFGVNAEAQKFLSKSGETLATAINAFTSNMNTLVNKTIEDTMINAKQYEASRIEYDAYRVDLEELNLGPRDAITVPKLEQAQKDFQSQREKYQRIRDDLSVKVKLLEENKVKVLHNQLWLLHSSVAAHSLSCNSFLEQNIRQAGEHLNNASVDAPSWLEES from the exons atgatggaggaggagccggagcagagaggaggcgtCAGCCTGGCGTCCGGcgtcacagaggaggagactCCTCCGAGG gaaacaaacagtaaCTGCAACCACACTGACAACAGTGGCACTTCCTGTCCGGCTGAGGCCATGCCCGaggtcaccatggaaacagggCAGAGCAAAG ACCTTCCAGTGACACCGCAGAAACCAGGAATCGGACCTGTGGTTGTTCAAGGCAACAACAAGAACCCAGCCAgtgagaagctgcagagagTCCGCAAGTGGAGCATCACCACCTATAAG TGTACCAGGCAGGCTCTGTCAGAGAAGCTCGGTCGTGGATCTCGTACGGTGGATCTGGACCTGGAGCCTCGCCTCGAGCTGCTCAAAGACGACCGCCAACGATACGATGACATGACTAAGCTGGCTCAGACGCTGGCCAATCAGCTCGCTCAGTTCACAGTTACCCAGAAGACCCTGGGGGACGCCTTCACCGAGCTCAGCCTCAAAACACCAACGCTGCAT gTGGAGTTTGGTGTGAATGCAGAGGCACAAAAGTTTCTGTCCAAGAGCGGCGAGACTCTGGCAACGGCCATTAACGCCTTCACGTCCAACATGAACACTCTGGTCAACAAAACCATCGAGGACACTATGATCAACGCCAAGCAGTACGAGGCTTCCAG GATCGAGTACGATGCGTACCGAGTCGACCTGGAGGAGCTGAACCTGGGGCCCCGGGACGCCATCACCGTGCCCAAACTGGAGCAGGCCCAGAAAGACTTTCAGAGCCAGAGGGAGAAGTACCAGAGGATCAGAGACGACCTGTCTGTCAAAGtcaagctgctggaggagaacaaG GTCAAAGTCCTCCATAACCAGCTGTGGCTGCTCCACAGCTCCGTTGCGGCTCACAGTTTATCGTGTAACAGCTTCCTGGAACAAAACATCCGGCAGGCCGGGGAACACCTCAACAACGCCAGCGTGGACGCCCCCTCCTGGCTGGAGGAAAGTTGA